DNA sequence from the Microtus ochrogaster isolate Prairie Vole_2 chromosome 2, MicOch1.0, whole genome shotgun sequence genome:
GCTCTGAAGTAGTTCAGCGGTTGGAGCTGATCAGACTAAGAACCCCCTGGTAGGGTTTCAAAGAACAATTGCCCAGACTGAGCTGGGGACATGGTGCCCTTTCCTGAAGCAGGAGCCCGGGAGGCCGGATTCTCAACAAGCATCCATGTAGCCCTGTAGGAAATGCTTGGCTGTATAGAATCCTGCTCTGTAGCTGGATTCTAGAACCGTAATCTACAATCTAGAATCCCTGCTCACCATATGTGAATCGAGAGGTCCAGAATCAGGCTTGATAGGTGAAGAAACAGATCCATAAATGAGCCAGCGATTGTGTTACACCTCTGACAAGGTCTTAAGAATAGCCTCCGGGAGCCTTGAGTCCCCTCCCCTCAGCACGCTCagagccctccccaccccatcccaagCACACAGCCCACCGGGAGGCACCAGCTACATCCAGCAATGCAACACAAGCCCCATGGTGGGGAGGAGCTGCCAAGGACACTGGGGCATGGTCACCACTGTGGAAGTGGACTGGAGGGGGGGCAAATGAGGTTTGGCCAGATTGTGAGTGGACTGGGAAGGGATTATTTGCCACCAGGGAGTCAGACCTCATCCTGAGGATAACAGGGTTCCTAGAACCTGTGagtctcccatctcctcctctgcCAGGCATGTTAGCAGATTCATGAAATACTGTTTTGCAGTTTTTAGTACCTGTGCTTCTCACAAGTCTGCAGCTggtaagtctctctctctctctctctctctctctctcNNNNNNNNNNNNNNNNNNNNNNNNNNNNNNNNNNNNNNNNNNNNNNNNNNNNNNNNNNNNNNNNNNNNNNNNNNNNNNNNNNNNNNNNNNNNNNNNNNNNNNNNNNNNNNNNNNNNNNNNNNNNNNNNNNNNNNNNNNNNNNNNNNNNNNNNNNNNNNNNNNNNNNNNNNNNNNNNNNNNNNNNNNNNNNNNNNNNNCTCTGAGTGGTCAGCAGTGGGGGTCGGGTGCTGCACCTGTCTGTGGGACCCCTGCGTCCTCTCACGGCCTTCATCCTGAGGATGCAGAGATCTCAGGACAGGTTTTGCTTACAAAGCCCAGTACCTCTGAGGTCTCTTCAGTTCTCCTTCTTCTCCGACCGCTGCTTCCTTTCGGCTTGCAGCTTTGCTTCCAGGCTTTTCCTCTGGTACATTTTCACACCCGCAAAGGCCAGGCAGAGGATCAGGGTTTTTGCCGCCAGAATATACAGCAGCAGGGGCACGTGTTCAAGAACCTCAAGGGAGAAAGACACGTGATTGCTCTCACAGTCACGTGGTGAGTCTCTGCCAGCTGCTTTCATTCTGCAAATGCTACTGGGCCCTACAGTGTTTCAGAGCGAGGCTAGGTACGTGGGCCACACTGGCGTCCTGGGTAGTAACCAACCACCTGACACAACCTACAGCCATCTGAGAGGAAAGCCCAGGCTGGAGGAGTCGCCTCGACTGGACTGGCTGGTGGCCATGTCGGTGGGGAACTGTCTTGATTACTGACTGATGCAGAGGAGCTCAGCTCGCAGTGCAGTGAACCTTCAGGGAGAGGCCTCAGGGGAGGTCCCTAGACCCCTGGAGCACAGCTGCAGGTCTGCTGTGGGAGTGAGAAGTCTTACCTACTTCTATTCTCTGTCCACGCCGTCTGTCACCCCCAGCCAGACTGGAATGTCCGGACCCCAcgaaccttcctttttatttaaacagaaaaagggaagtaatgtgggagtcccctctgtgtgctgtgattaccattaatgaataaagaaactgctttggacctatagcagggcagaacttaactaggcagggaaaactaaactgaatgctgggaggaaaaagggcggagtcagagagaagccatggatcctctgcctaaTCAACTCAGGTGTCCTCCTAGTGTGACTGTTATATGcggaaagacaaaagcaaaacaaacaaaaactacacatTTTAAAACCAGTCTCACCTTCCAGTTCATGGCGGCCCGCCTGGGAGATCACTTCCGACCAATGCAACCCGTAGACACAAGCATGAGAGGCGGCTGGGGGGTTGGGTccaaggagctgggagttctgaGCTGGGGAAAGAAGCAGACACATTAGGAAGCCACATCTTTGGCAGAGACGGGCACCTGAGCAGAGAGCAAGCGCTGCTGCAGAGCTGGGTCAAGGGGTCTGCACAAGGTGACCCAGAGCTCGTCCTGGTGGCTCTCCACAGCCCCCTGCACAGTGCTGCTCCTGAGACATCTGTCCCCATCCGAGTCCTCTGTGTTCCCAAAGCCCACATTCACAAATGTCCCCTCTCCTATCTCTTGACTCAAAGACAAGCAAGTTTAGGGATGGAGGTCCCTGTGAGTGTTGCCTGTGTTTATCCTGGCTTTAAGAAAATCTGGAGGGGAAGGATGAATGAGAGACCAAAACACTGTGCTAACAGCTAATTTGTCCAGAAAAAAATCTGTTGCAAggagccgcttgtttgtcctTGCTGCCCAGAGCCAAAATAANNNNNNNNNNNNNNNNNNNNNNNNNNNNNNNNNNNNNNNNNNNNNNNNNNNNNNNNNNNNNNNNNNNNNNNNNNNNNNNNNNNNNNNNNNNNNNNNNNNNNNNNNNNNNNNNNNNNNNNNNNNNNNNNNNNNNNNNNNNNNNNNNNNNNNNNNNNNNNNNNNNNNNNNNNNNNNNNNNNNNNNNNNNNNNNNNNNNNNNNNNNNNNNNNNNNNNNNNNNNNNNNNNNNNNNNNNNNNNNNNNNNNNNNNNNNNNNNNNNNNNNNNNNNNNNNNNNNNNNNNNNNNNNNNNNNNNNNNNNNNNNNNNNNNNNNNNNNNNNNNNNNNNNNNNNNNNNNNNNNNNNNNNNNNNNNNNNNNNNNNNNNNNNNNNNNNNNNNNNNNNNNNNNNNNNNNNNNNNNNNNNNNNNNNNNNNNNNNNNNNNNNNNNNNNNNNNNNNNNNNNNNNNNNNNNNNNNNNNNNNNNNNNNNNNNNNNNNNNNNNNNNNNNNNNNNNNNNNNNNNNNNNNNNNNNNNNNNNNNNNNNNNNNNNNNNNNNNNNNNNNNNNNNNNNNNNNNNNNNNNNNNNNNNNNNNNNNNNNNNNNNNNNNNNNNNNNNNNNNNNNNNNNNNNNNNNNNNNNNNNNNNNNNNNNNNNNNNNNNNNNNNNttagccaataagaagctagagctaatgggccaaacagtgatttaatgaatacagtttctatgtggttattttggagctgagcagccaggatcTAACAAGCAGCTTTCCTGCTACAAAAATCCTTCCAAAGAGTAAAAGAGACCTAGAGCAAGTGAGAGCGTAAAGCTAGCTAGAGAATACACGTTCTCCAGGGCCTGTGGCTTGTTCCCTTAGGAGATGACACGTGCCCCACAGCCAAAACACTTGAGATCTGAGACAGCCTGCACACTGGGTCAACCAGATGGTCCTACTATTTCTGAACTTGACTTCACAGCACAGCATTGACAGCTGGCTCTACTGTGCCCGGCTGTACTAATCAAGCCAACTAGTCTATATTCTACGACCTTTACTttaaagggggaagagaaaaggtgTCACTGGAATCTGAACCCATCTGGTACGGGAGGTCTCTGTCATAAACGGGTGTCCCAGGGTTCTTGGCATCTCATTGAAAGTACACAGAATGAAAAGTGTAAGGTGAGGAATTTTATCCAGAAGCATAGCACAGTTCAGATGCTCTACAAGAAGGCAATGGGCTACCTGAGCTGGAATGGACAAGGGCAGCTGGTTACTGCTCATGGCTTCCTTCTGTGGGTGCAGGACAGGGTGGGAGCTAATGGCTAAGGCTGAGGTATAGGTGTTCTTTTGGTTCTAATTGATGAGCCTGAGTTATGTAAGCTTTAGTTCACACCCTTTCGTATGATGTATTTGATGTTAATCCTGTATGTGCCCAATTCCAATAAGGCACAGCCAAAGGAGGGCAAATGGGGATTTCCCCCCTAAATGTTCATTTGAAGTCATAGTTTGCCTTACTGTGCATGCACCCCAAACCAGTACATGTTGGATTTGGCCATGTCCCCTGGTTTCAGGATATGCTTGGTCACCAGACACCAGACAGGAGTTACTGAGGGTTGTTAGGGTACTACAGTTTGTGTGTCCATAAGCCTCTTTTTAAAAGGAGGTGTGCAATGCAtcagggaagaaattaaaaacttcctaaaagtcaatcaatgaaaatgaccacatacccaaatttatggaatacaatgaaagcagtattaagaggaaagttcatagcactaaatacctatataaagaagctggaaaaatcccacactagtgagctAAGAGAACACctaaaaactctagaacaaaaagacgcaaactcacccaggaggactagatagcaggaaataatcaaattgagagctcaaatcaacaaaacagaaacaaacaatacaaagagtcaatgagacaaagagtctgttcttcaagaaaaatcagtaaaatagacaaacctttatccaaactaaccaaaaggcagagaagatatccaaattaacaaaatcagaagtgaaaaggggGACATGACACCAGACATAGGAAactcagagaatcattaggtcctaTTTCAacaacctgtactccacaaaattggaaaacttaaaggaaatggacaactttctggataaaaatatcacttaccaaaattaaatcaagatcagataagcaaattaagtaGACCTATAATGGCTAAAGGATCAcaagatcatctcattagatgctgaaaaagccttcgacaaaatacaacatcccttcatgataaaggtcttggagagagcagggatacaaggaacatacctaaacataataaaggcaatatacagcaagccaacagccaacatcaaactaaatggagagaaacagcgatcccactgaaataaggaacaagacaaggttgtccactctctccatatctgttcaatatagttcttgagatcctagctagagcaataagacaacaaaaggagatcaaggggatacaaatcagaaaagaagaagtcaaactctcactatttgctgatgatatgatagtttacataagtgatcccaaaaattctaccgaggaacttctacaactcataaacaccttcagtaatgtagcaggatacaagatgaactcaaaaaaaaaaaatcagtagccctcctttacacagatgataaatgggctgagaaaaaaatctaagaaacatCAACCTTCACGATAGCCACTAATAACATAaactatctcagagtaactctaaccaaacaagtggaagacctatatgacaagaaattttaaatctttgaagaaagaaattgaagaagacaccaggaaatgggaaaatctcccatgctcttgggtaggcagaattaatatagtaaaaatggcaatcttaccaaaagcaatctacagattcaatgcaatgcctatcaaaatcctagcaaaattcttcacagacctcgaaagaacggtactcaacttcatatggagaagCAAAAAAcgcaggatagtcaaaacaatcctgtataataaggaacttctggaggtatcacaatccctgacttcaaactctactacagactacagtactgaaaacatcctggtattgacataaaaacagacaggaggaccaatggaactgaactgGAGACACAGATATCAACctacacacctacaaacacctgatttttgacaaagaaggaaaaaataaaaagaatggaatggaatggaaaaaagaaagcatattcaacaaatggtgcaggcacaactggatatcaacatgtagaagaattaaaagagGTATatatctatcaccacgcacaaaacccaagtccaaatggatcaaagacctctcaacataaagccaaccacattgaacctcaaagaagaaaaagtgggaagtacacttgaatgcattggcacaggagaccacttcctaaatataaccccagtagcacagacactgagagcaacaattagtaaatgggacctcctgaaactgagaagcttctgtaagcaaaggacacagtcaacaagaaaaaaacggcagcctacagaataggaaaagatcttcaccaagcccacatcggagagagttctgatctccaaaatacataaagaactcaagaaattggtcatcaaaagaaca
Encoded proteins:
- the Smim11a gene encoding small integral membrane protein 11A; the protein is MNWKVLEHVPLLLYILAAKTLILCLAFAGVKMYQRKSLEAKLQAERKQRSEKKEN